A window of Tripterygium wilfordii isolate XIE 37 chromosome 7, ASM1340144v1, whole genome shotgun sequence contains these coding sequences:
- the LOC120001883 gene encoding arginine decarboxylase-like: MPALACCVDAAVAPPGYAAFAGDSSFAAPIPLTGEPQVSITSASAEISSHWSPSLSAALYKINGWGAPYFSVNSSGNISVHPHGTDTMSHQEIDLLKIVNKASDPKAAGGLGLQLPLIVRLPDVLKNRLESLQSAFDFAIQSQGYESHYQGVYPVKCNQDRFVVEDIVKFGSPFRFGLEAGSKPELLLAMSCLCKGNPEALLVCNGFKDAEYISLALLARKLALNTVIVLEQEEELDLVIEISKKLSVLPVIGVRAKLRTKHAGHFGSTSGEKGKFGLTTTQILRVVKKLVQVGMLDCLQLLHFHIGSQIPSTALLTDCVGEAAQIYCELVRLGAHMRVIDIGGGLGIDYDGSKSADSDVSVSYGLEEYALAVVRAIRFVCDRKNVKHPVLCSESGRAIVSHHSVLIFEAVSDSMSNAQGMNPVGFQYFIEGLGLPEDALSDYRNLTAAAVRGEYETCLLYADQLKQRCVDQFKEGSLGIEELAAVDGLCELIANAIGVSDPTRTYHVNLSVFTSIPDFWGIDQLFPIVPIHRLDQKPVMRGILSDLTCDSDGKIDKFIGGESSLPLHELESGGRYYLGMFLGGAYEEALGGVHNLFGGPSIVRVSQSDGPHSFAVTHAVPGPSCRDVLRVMQHEPELMFETLKHRAEEFCGSGQDDDSDGDDHGIGNAALASCLARSFHNMPYLVPASTCSLTAMNNGGGFYYCNGHGDEYNAVVSSADSASGDDEQWSYCVA, translated from the coding sequence ATGCCGGCCCTGGCTTGTTGCGTAGATGCTGCCGTAGCGCCTCCCGGTTACGCTGCTTTTGCCGGGGATAGCTCCTTTGCCGCGCCGATCCCTTTAACCGGTGAACCTCAGGTGTCAATCACCTCCGCCTCCGCGGAAATCTCGTCCCATTGGTCGCCTTCCCTCTCGGCCGCGCTGTACAAGATTAATGGCTGGGGAGCGCCGTACTTTTCCGTCAATTCATCCGGCAATATTTCCGTCCATCCTCACGGCACCGACACCATGTCCCACCAGGAGATCGATTTGTTGAAAATTGTGAACAAAGCTTCAGATCCAAAAGCTGCGGGTGGTCTTGGCTTGCAGCTCCCTCTAATTGTCCGGTTGCCTGACGTGCTTAAGAACCGTCTAGAGTCCCTCCAGTCAGCTTTCGACTTCGCCATCCAGTCCCAGGGATATGAGTCTCACTACCAAGGTGTGTATCCCGTGAAATGCAATCAGGATCGTTTTGTTGTCGAGGATATTGTGAAATTCGGATCCCCTTTCCGCTTCGGATTGGAAGCTGGGTCGAAACCAGAGCTCCTGCTTGCTATGAGCTGTTTGTGCAAGGGAAATCCTGAAGCTCTCTTGGTCTGCAATGGATTCAAAGATGCCGAATACATTTCGCTTGCTCTACTAGCCAGAAAGCTTGCTTTGAACACTGTCATCGTTCTAGAGCAAGAGGAAGAGCTCGATTTGGTCATTGAAATAAGCAAGAAGCTCTCTGTTCTCCCTGTGATTGGTGTTCGAGCAAAGCTAAGAACAAAGCATGCGGGTCATTTTGGCTCTACATCTGGTGAGAAAGGGAAATTCGGGTTAACCACTACGCAGATATTGCGGGTTGTGAAGAAACTGGTGCAAGTCGGGATGCTTGATTGCCTTCAGTTGCTGCATTTTCATATTGGGTCGCAGATTCCTTCAACAGCCTTACTGACCGACTGCGTTGGTGAGGCTGCGCAGATTTACTGTGAGTTGGTTCGCCTTGGAGCACACATGAGAGTCATTGATATTGGGGGTGGTCTGGGAATCGATTATGATGGATCCAAATCAGCAGATTCAGATGTTTCTGTTTCTTATGGGCTGGAAGAATATGCATTAGCTGTTGTGCGAGCGATAAGGTTCGTTTGTGACCGCAAGAATGTCAAGCACCCTGTACTTTGCAGCGAAAGTGGCAGAGCTATTGTTTCTCATCACTCTGTTTTGATATTTGAGGCTGTCTCTGATAGCATGTCCAATGCGCAAGGGATGAACCCGGTCGGGTTCCAGTACTTCATTGAGGGTCTGGGTCTGCCTGAGGATGCTCTCTCAGATTACCGGAATCTCACAGCTGCAGCTGTGAGGGGTGAGTATGAAACATGTCTCCTCTATGCAGATCAGTTAAAGCAGCGTTGTGTTGATCAGTTCAAAGAAGGGAGCTTAGGCATTGAAGAACTAGCAGCAGTTGATGGTCTCTGCGAACTGATAGCCAACGCAATCGGTGTTTCCGATCCTACCCGCACCTACCATGTGAATCTTTCTGTTTTCACTTCGATACCTGATTTCTGGGGCATCGATCAGCTTTTCCCTATTGTTCCCATCCACCGTCTTGACCAAAAGCCAGTTATGAGGGGAATTTTATCTGATTTGACCTGTGACAGTGATGGGAAGATTGATAAATTCATCGGTGGGGAGTCAAGCTTGCCGCTGCATGAGCTGGAAAGTGGTGGAAGGTACTATTTGGGGATGTTCTTGGGCGGGGCTTATGAGGAGGCCCTCGGGGGAGTCCACAATCTGTTTGGGGGACCTAGCATAGTCCGTGTGTCTCAGAGCGACGGCCCTCACAGTTTCGCAGTGACGCATGCTGTTCCTGGCCCGTCCTGCAGGGATGTCCTTCGGGTGATGCAGCATGAGCCCGAGCTGATGTTTGAGACCCTCAAGCACCGCGCTGAAGAGTTCTGCGGCAGTGGACAAGACGATGACAGTGATGGCGATGATCATGGCATTGGTAATGCTGCTTTAGCTAGCTGCCTTGCCCGTTCTTTCCACAACATGCCTTATCTTGTGCCTGCATCCACTTGTTCCTTGACTGCTATGAATAATGGTGGTGGCTTTTACTACTGCAATGGCCATGGGGATGAATACAATGCTGTTGTTTCTTCTGCTGACTCTGCTTCTGGTGATGACGAGCAGTGGTCTTACTGTGTTGCTTGA
- the LOC120001200 gene encoding ubiquitin recognition factor in ER-associated degradation protein 1-like, giving the protein MFFDGYGYHGASFEQTYRCYPASFIEKPQIESGDKIIMPPSALDRLASLHIDYPMLFELRNEATQRGSHCGVLEFIAEEGMIYMPYWMMENLVLQEGDIVRVKNVTLPKGKYVKLQPHTTDFLDISNPKAILETTLRNYSCLTTGDSIMVPYNNKKYYIDIIETKPSNAISIIETDCEVDFAPPLDYKEPEKPVAPVPSGKAPAQVDEVPAEAEPKFNPFTGSGRRLDGKPLNYDPPPVPSLGSKDKGSAVANGKGQPSAGSSSQSAARQSQGKLVFGSNVSRGPKATEKDAGKETKPEEPQKKEEPKFQAFTGKKYSLRG; this is encoded by the exons ATG TTTTTTGATGGATATGGTTATCACGGAGCATCATTTGAGCAGACATATCGATGTTACCCTGCATCATTCATTGAAAAG CCACAAATTGAAAGTGGTGATAAAA TTATAATGCCTCCCTCGGCCCTTGATCGACTAG CATCTCTACATATTGATTATCCAATGTTGTTTGAGCTTCGGAATGAGGCTACCCAAAGAGGCTCTCATTGTGGGGTGCTGGAGTTCATTGCTGAAGAAGGCATGATCTATATGCCATATTGG ATGATGGAGAACCTGGTCTTGCAAGAGGGGGATATTGTTCGAGTAAAAAATGTGACACTTCCCAAGGGGAAATATGTCAAACTGCAACCCCATACAACGGACTTCTTGGATATTTCTAACCCCAAAGCTAT CTTGGAGACAACGCTGAGGAATTATTCCTGCTTAACCACTGGGGATAGTATAATGGTGCCATATAACAATAAGAAGTATTATATTGATATCATAGAAACTAAGCCTTCAAATGCTATAAGTATCATCGAGACTGACTGTGAGGTGGACTTTGCACCTCCGCTGGATTACAAGGAGCCTGAAAAGCCTGTTGCACCTGTTCCATCTGGAAAGGCACCAGCACAAG TTGATGAGGTTCCTGCTGAAGCAGAACCAAAATTTAACCCTTTTACTGGATCGGGAAGACGCTTGGATGGGAAACCTTTGAATTACGATCCTCCACCGGTCCCCTCCTTGGGTTCTAAAGACAAGGGATCTGCAGTTGCCAATGGAAAGGGGCAGCCTTCTGCAGGGTCAAGCTCACAAAGTGCCGCACGCCAGTCGCAGGGAAAGCTTGTATTTGGGTCAAATGTAAGCCGTGGACCCAAGGCAACAGAAAAG GATGCTGGGAAAGAGACTAAACCAGAGGAGCCCCAAAAGAAAGAGGAGCCAAAATTCCAGGCATTCACTGGAAAGAAGTACTCATTGAGGGGTTGA
- the LOC120001611 gene encoding 30S ribosomal protein S31, mitochondrial-like isoform X1, whose product MPMMQWCGAVARRVMMTERTALTSYSSSSGTTGGAVPILCGRGDKRTKKGKRFKGSYGNSRPKKEKMIERIKDKVEVPRLNSRLTDNVGTYI is encoded by the exons ATGCCGATGATGCAATGGTGCGGCGCCGTAGCGCGACGGGTGATGATGACGGAGCGAACGGCTTTGACGTcgtattcatcatcatcaggaACCACGGGAGGGGCGGTTCCGATACTTTGTGGTCGTGGAGACAAGAGAACGAAGAAAGGGAAGAGATTTAAGGGATCGTACGGTAACTCGAGGCCTAAGAAGGAGAAGATGATCGAGCGCATCAAGGACAAGGTCGAGGTCCCCAG GCTAAATTCAAGGCTAACAGACAATGTTGGTACTTACATATGA
- the LOC120001611 gene encoding 30S ribosomal protein S31, mitochondrial-like isoform X2, which yields MPMMQWCGAVARRVMMTERTALTSYSSSSGTTGGAVPILCGRGDKRTKKGKRFKGSYGNSRPKKEKMIERIKDKVEVPRSTPWPLPFKLI from the coding sequence ATGCCGATGATGCAATGGTGCGGCGCCGTAGCGCGACGGGTGATGATGACGGAGCGAACGGCTTTGACGTcgtattcatcatcatcaggaACCACGGGAGGGGCGGTTCCGATACTTTGTGGTCGTGGAGACAAGAGAACGAAGAAAGGGAAGAGATTTAAGGGATCGTACGGTAACTCGAGGCCTAAGAAGGAGAAGATGATCGAGCGCATCAAGGACAAGGTCGAGGTCCCCAGGTCTACCCCTTGGCCTCTTCCCTTCAAGCTTATCTGA